A stretch of DNA from Ranitomeya variabilis isolate aRanVar5 chromosome 1, aRanVar5.hap1, whole genome shotgun sequence:
aattttttgagaaggacctgtatgtgatcTCTTCTCAATTCTCATAGTTTTTCTATGTCTCTCATATATAATAGAGCTATTTTTTATTGCAGGTATAGATAATATATGTCACAATCTGGAAATTTTACTTAAACAGCAAGGCTGGCAGTTATCGTAAGTTGCCTCTTAGAATTTTTTATCAATGTACTTAACTTGCTGTAATCTTGGCAAATGTTgcaagtttttgctatttaatctgagagcagcatgatgtatggggcagagagcctgattccaaaaatgtgacatttattaggctgtgtgctgtagtttcaatacaagcagtgttttatcagcaggagattaacactagaggactaggtctcatgtgcagaccagtcaggctaatctgcataaccccgcccccaccactgatttgtAGCTGACAattcagtgtacacagaaaactgctaatcagtggtgtgggaggggttatatgcAGCTCAGCTTTCTGACCACTGCAACATCTATATATACATCTTTATTTGTTTGTTGTATATAGAGGTGGCTACTCTTCATGCGCACCTGTGCACACCAGTTTTttgatttggaagtgccagtcagtcttttgctaTTTCTATATtggctctctgaccgagcactcagCGTGTGGTGGCtataattgcagcaggatcctaccaACCAGAAATTCAGGCTTCAGCCTAAGAGACACGTAGGTTCCCAGCAAATCGGAGACCACCTTGTTGTTGGCTGCTggacatgcatgaattggccaaattacgtGCTACGTGTCTCCATTCTTTTCttcttatctagagcagtaatgctattcatatttcatatattacatatttacatgctttagcactacagagtgcaactttctgGACTGCTATAGATGTAGCGGTGAACAAAGTGTCAGATCACTGGAATCGAGCTTTCTGCCTCcagatcatgctgctctcagattacattgcaaaaaacctgctgacaggttcgctttaatcctGCACTTACTGTATAATCTAAACATATGGTTTCTTATTTTTGGACATCTGTTTATGATAAACCCAATTTAATTCATTATGATAGTACACTTGTGGTAGTTTGTATTGATAGACGGTACATGTGTCATGCAGGTTAGGGCTATGTTggtatgcagtgtttttttctgCAAATTAAAAGTTGCttgttacagtaccagcaaaagctatgagatttcagaaatctcatgcgcacgCTTGTTTTTTATTTTCTTCCCTTACGGAATTTGAGAATTGCATCATTTTTCAAATTTGGAGCatctcaattctttcagcgtttttgcaacatttttttcaccATAGAAAGCAATTAGTAAGTAAGAAAataaacactaaaaaaaaatgcaacaaacgcTTTTGGTGAATAAGACTAAATGTATTAAACctgtactgtagacaaagcacaccTGTAATCCATATCCCCAGAGCAGCAAAACACAGCAAAATGTGCTTTTTGAACATCTCgtatttactgccaagagagcaggttctgCCTGCAgagaaaacgcagcaaaaaatgctgcatgtgaatatagcctaaagGTGCAACATACAGTTAggcccagaaatatttggacagtgacaatcTTTGTGATTTGGGTTCTGCAggccattatttttttatttttttttaaatgaaaccaCTGAGATGCAATTgcagtgtagactttcaggtttaattaaaggggttgaacaaaaatatcctgtgaaatgtttaggaattggAACCGTTTTTCTACTAAGTCTTCTCTTTTCAGGGGCTCAAAATAAATTgtacaaattaactttaccataaataaaatgttattaGAGAATCTTTTGCGGGCAAGGTCTCCCtgcagtctggaagccatggacgtcactAAATACTGGGTTTCCTCCTTagtgatgctttgccaggccttcactgcagctgACTTgagttgctgcttgtttctgggtgTTTCTGCCTTAAGATTtcgtcttaagcatgtgaaatgcagcTCGATGGGCTTGAGATCTGATGATTGACTCAATTATTGCGGACTATTCCACAtctttgccttaaaaaaaaaacacaaaactcctgggttgctttcacaTTACGTTGTGTGTAATTGTCCACCTGTACTGTGAAGCACGATCCAATCAACCCTGCTGCATTTggatgaatctgagcagaaagtatagccctgtacacttcagaattcattgcTTATGTCTTCagacacatcatcaataaacaccagTGAAcgggtgccattggaagccatgcttgtctgtgccatcacactgcctccaccatgttttacagaggatgtggtgtactttggatcatgagccgttccacgccttctccatactttctccttgccatcattctggtacaggttgattttagtttcatctgtccaaagaatgcttttccagaactgggctggcttctttagatgtttttttttttttttttggcaaagtctaatctggcttTTCTTCTTTTTAAGGTTGatcaatggtttgcaccttgtgagGAGCCCTGTGTATTTGCTCTTAtggagtcttctctttatggtagacttagatattgaaacacctacttcctggagacTGGTCTTTACTTGGGTTTCCTTTATGAAGGGGTTTTTATTCACCATGGAAAGAATTCTGCATTCATTCATATCTGTTGTCTTCTGTGCACATCCAGGCCTCTTTGAGATCCCAAGCACACTAGTGCGTTTCTTTGTTTGCAGGCTGTACCAAACTGTTGTTTTCTGGTATCTCGATGAtggatttgttcttttttttttcaacctaatgatggtctgtttcactGAGAGCTTTCACTTTTGaccacatgttgtgggttcacagctacAGCTTCCTAATGCAAATGTCACACCTGTAATCAGCTCCAGATCTTTTACCTGCTTTAATTGAAGATGCATTAACAAAGGAAAAGCCAATCAAAGAGCtcttgagataattgtccaattacttttggtcctttgaaAAAGAAGCTGCTACATATTAAGgaactgtaattcctaaacccttattcCAATTacgatgtgaataccctcaaattaaggtCACATTCACGTTtaatatttggtcagaattttacatcgttcacatttgcgttgggcagagctgcggagggctgcgtactcccccgtacgtcctccgttaagccccgcccacttccgcacctattccattcagctccgcctaagtctgcatgcgtcctgcgtacctatttttaatattgggtacgcaggccatgcagatgtatgtggatgcgtccgcatgcgtcattttgacgctgcaccgaactgcgtcgaacgcaacatgttgcattttgttgctgtcggcgcagcgtcaaaacgacatatacagtgttaaagataggtacgcaggacacatgcacatgtaggcggagctgaatggaagaggtgtggcagtgggcggggatTAACAGGAAGTACTagaaagtacgcagccctccgcagctctgcccaacgctaatgtgaacgtagcctaagccagcaggtgtgaccggaggtaaaaaaaTGTACCTCCGGTaacaggtgttggctgatgggagtactcctcccatcagcctacgccttctGTCGGTGGTAAtaattttaccgccaatcagagccgcCGGTGTTTCTCAAGCTATCATGCAGAAGACAGCGTGGGAAAAGCTCGATGTTAGGGGTGccaaaccctaagggtatgtgtccacgttcaggtttgcttcaggctttggtcaggattttatgcaggtaaaatcctgaccaaaactgcacctgaggtcactggcaggtcacctgcggtgtgcctgcgtgttttgctcattgtagcaacatgctgcattttgaaaaaacgcaccgcatgtgcgttttcgcggcaaaaacgcatgcgttttttaacgaatagtggagtcgggatttcattaaatcccctccactatgctgtaacatctggacgctgcgtttttgacgctgcggaaaaacgcagcgtcaaaaacgcagcgtttcctgaacgtggaaacataccctaacagtcaaacagacttcctggagaaatcTGGGTTCGTACCCCAACTTTACTGTTcggattcgcccatctctagttatgAGTCACCGAACAATTTAGGCAGATGTggcaaaatgctgcaaagtaataaTTCTTTGACTAAATAGAGTCCTGGAATTAATTATATGGCCATAGCCCTGATGTGAACATCGAGTCTGTCTGTAGATTAcatgagacagaaggatttgcataaACCTACATTCATgcttaaaaaaacaagtacaagcgTATCTAGAAGAATTGGTGCAGTTTTAAAGGCAAAGAGTGGTCATACCAAATATTCAATTGATTTAGTTTTCTCgtattcattcactttgcattttatacattgataaaaataaactattaacagttctattttttttttaaagcattcttacttttgcAACATTTTCTCCACACGTAAATCATTTGCACATTACGATAGAATTAAGTTGTATGAATGCCATGCTGCTGTTCTAAGTCCATGTGCGCTGTTTTTCAGGGTCCCCTTTATTAAACTGGGTTTCAAAATTGCATTGGTTGCCCTATGCTCATTCCTTGGTGCTTGTCTGACATTCCCCGGCCTGCGATTGGCTCAGACTCACCTGGATGCTCTTAAGATGGCAGCAGACAGACCCATGCTTCAGTAAGTATATTGTCAAAGATGGCTTAAATGACAACGTTTGGGTGGACCAGAACAAAAAATATCCAGTTGAGTTAAATAACCATACTAAGTCCATTATACCCAGAATTtcactttaaagaagcactcctcctcctcccatcaaagttttcatcctcttaatatattgcaatcatattatatagcactgtgtacttacaattgctcattttacccttctacccagtaaatttttcttttttctctgctctatgtagaaacaggaagtatcttgtccctgcatttatcattccccttttcacctcctgacccatctgccccctcctcccccatatcagagacttttgcagtgacttatgactcacacagggaaaattgacctcctgtttctgcatagagcttagaaggattcagcttgtcagtttttaatcacgtgatgtcatagacctaatggagaacagaagaattagctgggtagaaaggcaaaatgagcaattgtaagtacacagtgctatgtaaaaTGAtgcttgcaatatattaagaggatacaaactttggtgggaagaggaggaggagtgcttctctaATGTCCTGAAAAATGTGGTAGTATTGTGCTGGTCCTATTCGTCAGTGTTTCCcattgactttttatttttctcACAATCATGTTACTTTCTATCTAAAAAAGCAATGTATTACTCTGTTTGAAGAGGCAGGTGGTAATGTATGGGGCCACAGCAGATTGCAGGGTGGGCACATCTGAACTCAGTGGAAAGTGTGACTTGCCCCTGTTAATGATAACTCTTCTGTGCCCTCTTTATGCAGGCTTCTACTTCATGCCAGCTTTCTGCCTCCTGTCATTGTGGTGTTAATGTGGATCCGCCCAATCACCAGAGACTTTCTGTTAAATGCACCAATGGGTAAAAAAGCTGTACAGCTGTAAGTAACGTGAAAGTAAAGGCAAAATATTCTACAAATCTATCTCGCGGCATAGTGGATGCAGAGCTAGTATTGATTTCTAATGTCATTGATAGGACCAACAGAAAAGACTTGTTGCTTAAATAAGGttttatgttaaaaaaataaatcttttaattctgggttttttttttttctttgtcagtCCATTtttctatttcagtttcatattatAAAACTTGTCAAATGATCCTGTGTGAGCAAAGGCCCCAAACCAGGCTTTTCGTATTTTCTCGTGACTCTTTACAACCTAAGAAAATAACAAACTGAACATGTTCAAACGAAATGATATCTTTATCTTTTCAGTATGTCAGATTCCACATACAACACTTTCCGCCTCTGGGTCATTGTGATTTTATGTCTCCTCCGCCTCTCCTTAACACGCTTCCATTTGCAAGCATATCTCGGCTTAGCTAACAGTTGGGTTGAGCAAATGAAGAGAGAGGCTGGACGGATATCCATGTTGGAGATTCAGCGTAAAGTAAGTAGCCAAGAGAAAACAAGTAATCAGGTTCCCCTACAACACAAGAAATGGTCCCTAATGAAGTGAGCCATAATCTGCCGTCCCGAGATATATTGGGAGGCATGTACTAAGAGCTGCTTGCACTACAATATattccttaaagagaacctgttatagGAGTACTTTATCAGGCTCCTAATAATGTGTGTACTCACCAGAGTGTTACTGCAAAGTATGTAATCCAAGCGCTTGTGTACGCGGACTAGTATGGGAGCTCCATTATTCACAGTTCACTGATATCACGCTCACAGCAGCATGATTGGCAGAGAAGCGTGTGCAGCgctctatccttaggataggtcatcaatgtctgatgatTCGGGGTCTGAGACCCGGCACCCCCACCAGTCATGTTATAATCAATGTGCAGTACCCTGCCTTGGCCACTACCAGAAGACGGGGCAGCTCCACAACGGAGCACTTCCGGCTGCCTCTGACACCAAAgacagctgatcagcgggggtgccAGGTATTGGACCCCGATcaatcagacattgataacctatcctaggTCATCCATGATAAAGTGGTGGACAACCGCATTAAACATGTTATTAGGAGCCTGGTATTATTCTATATCCTCCTTCCCTTTAAATGTTGCATAGTCCTTCCGAAACCTATTACAATGTAGCCAGAAGGTAAAGCCATAGAATAGATCTGTTTTACTGTGCACGGACATCAATTTCTGTCAGCCGTAAACATTAAATCACATTTAGTGGAGTGTATTTCGTGTATGTATGCaattaaatttaaatttttattttttttttgtgcagatttcccgCATCTTTTGTTACCTTACTGTAGTGTCTTTACAGTATTTGGCACCAATCATTTTTACCCTGCATTGTGTTTTCTTGCTGAAGTCAATGGGTAGGTAAAATTGTAAATGCTCTATGTCCTCAATATGAAACCACATCTAACGTATAACGCCAAATAATTTGCCTATTTGTGGGGAATGCAGCTTGGTGGGAGACCCACCCAGCTTGTGTATTTCGCTGTAGATATTGGCCACCGTGCCCAGCCAAAGTGATCAGTCCGTTGTTGCTATATTACTAAAGGGCGCATGCCGATTGGCGATCTAATGTGCAGCACAATACATGACTGGTCCCTTGGTCaccaagtgaagggagggaatcacTTTATTTTTACTGTACACTCTGAAAAAGATCTTGTTTCCATAAATGAGAACACGCTTTGGCCTACACGGCTTGCCATGCATGTAAAGTCACTAAAATAAGCTAGACCATACACATGATGGTTGTCGGTTGATGTCATCTTTCCCAGCTTCCATATTAACATGCATTTTTCTTAATGATGGGTTTCATGGGACAGCCCAGTAGTGTGCTTACACATATAGGTCCCGATTCATCAAGACAAGCATTTTTcacactggtcttgatgagggAGCCTATTTGAGTCAGACGCTACTGATTAATGAAGAGGCACACGCCTTTAAATGAATCAAGAGTGTCTGATGGGTGGTGTACACCTTCATGCACAGCTTACCATGGCCTAGATGAGTTTTGGCGTCACGTCCCTGTCCCTCCCCAGTTTCATCCATTTTGACAGATCTGGGAGAAactattgtggaaaaaaaaatcaagttaCAAAATTTTTGCGCAACTCCAAGTTGTGCCAAAGTTTTGCGGCTTTACAGAGAAaatttactccagaattctggcgACATTGCTTTGATTCCTCTACAAAGCCCAACCAAGTTAGGATGTGTGTGGCCACTTCCATGAATTGGGTATTAATAAGTCTCTATTCCATGTTATGTGCAATTATTATATGTTTCCAGGTGATTACTCTTGGGGTCTGTACCCAGAAACCATTGGCTTTTCCCCTGTAGTAGAGTATTCTACTGCACCAGCCATTACATCTTCTGAAGAAGAGGAAGACTCTGAGGATGTTCAGATTGCCGTCGAGCAGATAATAGGGGCACTGAGTGCTTTCCGAACCATCTTCTCTTCCATTTTCTTCCGTGGTCTGTTTGGTTTTTTGACATGGTGGGTCTCTGTGTGCCAAATTGTCACTAGCCTATTTGGTCTCTACTTCCATCAGTACTTAGGAGCCTCATAGATGTGGAAAAGGATCATTGGAAGATCGAAAAACTCTACTAGGCTTTTCGGCAAGTGCACACTGCTTTCTCACTGGCTACATTACTATAGAGCTCTAAAGCATGTATGCAATGAATAAACATAAGTACAGTAACTTTTTAAAGGAAAATAAAAAGGACTATGAAATCAATAACAACCATTATGTGGAAGAAAAGATTTATTTAAACCAGACTCACAGCAGCATGGGCCCACTGTAATGCTAAATGGACTGAATCAGAGGTTTTttactgtgtgttttttttctgagCAGATTTTATTTGGTTTGTTTGGCACATATTACCGTAGTAACTTGGGTCATCGTGACCAAACAGAAATATTTTTACTTTATAtgcaaatgaataaaaaaaaaatatccacaaTGATAAAATGCGTTGAAGTAAAATTAATGTCCCGCTTGTAAGGCTTCATTCACATGTCCGTTTACCTGACTTTGTCGCAAGTGTTCAGTCGTTGTTCTCCACTGTAAACACCATGACACATTAAATTGGGGATATTCACATATCAATTTTGCTGAACAATAGTCGCATTGCAGACCTGTCCCCTCACTGTGGTCTCATTTTCAGCCTGAGGGCTACCATTTAAGTGAATAAAATGGCACCACATGGATATACTGATGGGACATAGACCAAAATTAGATGAAAACTGTATCGAACCCATGGATGAAAGTGTTTGAATTCAACCCTAGTCCTTTACAGTTCTTGATTTGTActgtaactggtacagtaggaactGAAATATAGGAACTGCATGGAAATAaaggtgtttatttatttttatatattgatttttttttttatagtcaaATTCTAACTGTGCCTTGTTTTGTACAGAATTTTGTTACAGAATTTTATGTTTGACTATAATAGTATGGGCGTCTCTAACTGGCTGTAAGCCAGATACTGTACACTACACttgtggctacgttcacattcagtattttacctcagtatgtataagccaaaaccaggagaggaacaatcagaggaaagtgtaatagaaacatatgcaccacttctgtattatcacccactcctggttgt
This window harbors:
- the TMEM161A gene encoding transmembrane protein 161A, coding for MAVMGIQMIVTLLVASVMYRVSPHYSLARWLLCNGSLFRYKHPTENELRALSGKLKPKAKKERRMNGTTDEKPLTVPRDIDLHLEVTPITTVDALVLRYFLEYQWFIDFSLYSTIIYLLTEGYYCLVNAQNEINIGVLWCLLTVIFAIKVLFTMMKHYFRSEEGGERSVCLTFAFFFMLIAMIVMVVREEYLEFGLEPGIDNICHNLEILLKQQGWQLSVPFIKLGFKIALVALCSFLGACLTFPGLRLAQTHLDALKMAADRPMLQLLLHASFLPPVIVVLMWIRPITRDFLLNAPMGKKAVQLMSDSTYNTFRLWVIVILCLLRLSLTRFHLQAYLGLANSWVEQMKREAGRISMLEIQRKISRIFCYLTVVSLQYLAPIIFTLHCVFLLKSMGDYSWGLYPETIGFSPVVEYSTAPAITSSEEEEDSEDVQIAVEQIIGALSAFRTIFSSIFFRGLFGFLTWWVSVCQIVTSLFGLYFHQYLGAS